From Procambarus clarkii isolate CNS0578487 chromosome 49, FALCON_Pclarkii_2.0, whole genome shotgun sequence, a single genomic window includes:
- the LOC123763392 gene encoding circumsporozoite protein-like has product MDDIAGIDASADIDATSACVDKADGDASLFGDAVEDLEAFDVEAPVEVLCAGGDGTASDAGGDGTASDAGGDGTANEAGGDGTASDAGGDGTASDAGGDGTASDAGGDGTASDAGGDGTASDAGGDGTASDAGGDGTANEAGGDDTAMARQENIGLMGKILANC; this is encoded by the exons ATGGATGACATTGCAGGCATTGATGCTAGTGCTGACATTGATGCTACTTCAGCTTGTGTTGACAAAGCTGATGGGGACGCCTCTCTTTTTGGCGATGCTGTTGAAGACCTCGAAGCTTTTGATGTCGAAGCTCCTGTTGAGGTCCTCTGTGCTGGTGGAGATGGCACTGCAAGTGATGCTGGTGGAGATGGCACTGCAAGTGATGCAGGTGGAGATGGCACTGCTAATGAGGCTGGTGGAGATGGCACTGCAAGTGATGCTGGTGGAGATGGCACTGCAAGTGATGCTGGTGGAGATGGCACTGCAAGTGATGCTGGTGGAGATGGCACTGCAAGTGATGCTGGTGGAGATGGCACTGCAAGTGATGCTGGTGGAGATGGCACTGCAAGTGATGCTGGTGGAGATGGCACTGCTAATGAGGCTGGTGGAGATGACACTGCTA TGGCCCGGCAGGAAAATATTGGACTCATGGGCAAGATATTAGCCAACTGTTGA
- the LOC123763393 gene encoding uncharacterized protein yields MFTVSNGMIRIRMTHCILRLEVSLRVREWQHLCVVLTPALKVYLEGHVLTTSLHCTIDSNVTNATELAEVVVGGTLRNALPFSGFLADVVLYDEVLSDVEVKELAAGSQAPKESFVVGKSFIEDEHHQGVAVGVTFDTVDIKELVSNTKHASYIYCKEKTNFYDAKEFCRKLGMQQLEYTKEKGNELSKDLLEYIGNISVHIDNVWAQSSVRPQNEDTTCSLLRLRQDPLSVEYVDCQTIAYAFCEIPKNHSLKLLGFEDDNLFFARYDTRGVFESLTSYRLVYKNNTIYVENVQNRNILFERKVNSNRQLIGRHQWQRSQELDRNNKVITMTLTACQKNQFTCSNGDCIDLRLVCDFVNNCQDAADELFCNDTVSFPSFYSKKFSPAQGSSSKASVSLKVTLEQVKLVDLTNNLIELCLRLDLTWRDKRVLFKFLKMDVPVRLPENTLKDLWLPSVKMDTAVSDDKDKFDFSNDSKDVEATARSRGYDTVLYSYEARMFHGEETELRVSRAEMVVFLCNMDLFFYPFDIQVCRIPLRLRSHRVDDVRWNTSRVEAAVSNHFLLTLFDVVHLSVSVPDQHHDTAVVVVKLARKYGAYIFNTILPCIVLEIIGFLTHAFPTDDFSNRSTATLSCLIVKAAFFIQVCSRSRFYRCVCVLSPPTGVCVCVCVAFPLLQVCGLFPVPGARPSTFSTTLPPSAEPKLVDVWMFGNVSVLTLIFVVHVAVLCVHQQQQQYSLRHQPGEHQYLVDHHHHPGKHRQDLAHMDNPKAVGRLPSIAWHKKTSPNTTFLPRVINFVGFLLSFFSCGVLICAMYVTVTRARNAALLQ; encoded by the exons ATGTTTACAGTGTCCAACGGAATGATTCGCATCCGTATGACGCACTGTATCCTGAGGCTGGAGGTGTCGCTGAGGGTGCGAGAGTGGCAGCAcctgtgtgtggtgctgacgccCGCCCTCAAGGTCTACCTCGAGGGCCACGtcctcaccacctccctccactGCACCATCGACAGCAACGTGACGAACGCGACGGAACTCGCCGAGGTCGTCGTCGGAGGGACCCTGCGGAACGCCTTGCCCTTCTCAGGCTTTCTGGCAGATGTTGTCTTGTACGACGAGGTTCTCAGCGATGTCGAGGTGAAGGAATTAGCCGCGGGGAGCCAAGCGCCCAAGGAATCTTTTGTTGTTGGTAAGTCTTTCATAGAAGACGAACATCACCAAGGCGTGGCCGTGGGAGTGACCTTCGATACTGTAGACATAAAGGAGCTCGTTTCTAATACTAAACATGCAAGTTACATCTACTGCAAAGAGAAGACTAATTTTTATGACGCGAAGGAATTCTGCAGAAAGTTGGGAATGCAACAACTCGAATACACCAAGGAAAAAGGTAACGAACTCTCTAAAGATCTTCTGGAGTACATAGGGAATATCTCTGTTCATATAGACAACGTATGGGCACAGTCCAGTGTAAGGCCTCAGAACGAAGACACAACATGTTCTCTGTTACGACTGCGCCAAGACCCGCTCTCAGTGGAGTACGTTGACTGTCAAACGATTGCTTATGCATTTTGTGAAATTCCAAAGAACCACAGTTTAAAGTTACTTGGCTTTGAGGACGATAACTTATTCTTCGCTCGTTACGATACTCGGGGAGTATTTGAGAGCCTCACTAGCTACCGACTTGTTTACAAAAACAATACAATATACGTGGAAAATGTACAGAACAGAAATATTCTGTTTGAACGTAAAGTAAACAGTAACAGGCAGCTAATAGGGCGGCACCAGTGGCAGAGATCTCAGGAGTTAGATAGAAATAATAAAGTAATTACTATGACCTTGACGGCTTGCCAGAAGAACCAGTTTACTTGCTCAAACGGCGACTGTATTGACCTCAGACTCGTATGTGATTTTGTCAACAACTGTCAAGATGCTGCTGATGAACTTTTCTGCAATGACACAGTGTCTTTCCCTTCTTTCTATAGCAAGAAATTTTCTCCCGCTCAAGGCAGCAGCTCTAAGGCCTCGGTGAGTCTCAAGGTCACACTCGAACAAGTCAAATTAGTGGATCTTACAAACAATCTGATAGAGCTATGTCTGAGGCTAGATCTTACTTGGCGAGACAAGCGGGTTCTCTTCAAGTTCCTCAAGATGGACGTACCTGTACGCCTGCCGGAGAACACGTTAAAGGATCTCTGGCTGCCAAGCGTCAAGATGGATACGGCTGTTTCAGACGACAAAGACAAGTTCGACTTCTCCAACGACTCCAAAGATGTAGAGGCCACGGCCCGGAGTCGAGGCTACGACACTGTCCTCTACAGCTATGAAG CGAGGATGTTTCACGGGGAGGAGACGGAGCTACGAGTGAGCCGGGCAGAGATGGTCGTCTTCCTGTGTAATATGGACCTCTTCTTCTACCCTTTCGACATCCAG GTGTGCCGGATACCACTGAGGTTGAGGAGTCATCGTGTGGACGACGTGAGGTGGAATACGAGCCGGGTGGAGGCGGCAGTCAGCAACCATTTCCTCCTGACGCTCTTCGATGTTGTCCACCTCTCCGTCAGCGTCCCTGATCAGCACCACGACACC gccgtggtggtggtgaagctggCCAGGAAGTATGGGGCCTACATCTTCAACACCATCTTGCCCTGCATCGTCTTGGAGATCATCGGGTTCCTCACCCACGCCTTCCCCACAGATGACTTTAGCAACCGTAGCACCGCCACCCTCTCCTGCCTCATCGTCAAGGCCGCCTTCTTCATCCAGGTGTGTAGCCGTTCCCGcttctacaggtgtgtgtgtgtcctttcccctcctacaggtgtgtgtgtgtgtgtgtgtgtggcctttcCCCTCCTACAGGTGTGTGGCCTTTTTCCTGTTCCAGGTGCTCGTCCTTCCACCTTCAG CACCACCTTACCACCGTCGGCGGAGCCCAAGCTGGTCGACGTGTGGATGTTTGGCAACGTGTCGGTGCTCACACTAATATTCGTGGTGCATGTGGCGGTGCTctgtgttcaccagcagcagcagcagtacagcCTCCGCCACCAGCCTGGCGAGCACCAGTACCTcgtcgaccaccaccaccatcccggcAAGCACCGCCAGGACCTGGCTCACATGGACAATCCCAAG GCTGTGGGCAGGCTGCCGTCGATCGCCTGGCACAAgaagaccagccccaacaccaccttccTGCCGCGTGTAATCAACTTCGTCGGGTTCTTGCTGTCCTTCTTCAGCTGTGGCGTCCTCATCTGTGCCATGTACGTGACTGTCACTAGGGCCAGGAATGCCGCTCTTCTCCAGTAG